From the Mesorhizobium koreense genome, the window CCATGGCGATCTGCACATCGTCCTGCCCGACCTGCACATGCTTGGCGATCACGGCCATGATCTCCTCGCGCAGAATGGCGACAAGATCGGGCTGGCCACGGTTCTTGCGTTCGTAGGCGAGCAGCACCTGCAGGCGCTCGCGGGCCACTGGCGCGCTGCCGCGCCGCTTGAAGAGATCGAAAAGGGTCATGCCGCCCTCCTTCCGAACAGCCGGTCGAGGAAGCCCTGTCTCTGGAAGGGAAGCACGACCGGCAGATCTTCGCCTTCCAGCCG encodes:
- the minE gene encoding cell division topological specificity factor MinE translates to MTLFDLFKRRGSAPVARERLQVLLAYERKNRGQPDLVAILREEIMAVIAKHVQVGQDDVQIAMDRGDTMSTLEIDVQIPNGGLIAA